From one Methanobacteriaceae archaeon genomic stretch:
- a CDS encoding winged helix-turn-helix domain-containing protein produces MEAIYITHNYLEVYEENKDLMRYASSSSVRVKLLICLSEGIQTMAEIKKATGISGSTISNNLSNLEKRKITTKDGDKYVLSPLGTIITLNLIENIKTTASVNKFHQLWVDHEISSIPPELIKSIGDLENSTLIESESGEIFKPHEVYEKLVSESKYVKGVSPIFRSSYIDLFMKLIVKNDSRVELILTNDILKQTLAGIDAESLKDLKESISKEKVKLYVINEDVKVAFTVTDKHLSLGLFYQKGDYDNTRDLVSDDPDAVSWGNRLYEYYRNKSLIVEL; encoded by the coding sequence TTGGAGGCGATTTATATTACTCATAACTATCTAGAAGTATATGAAGAAAACAAGGATCTCATGAGGTATGCGTCCAGTTCATCAGTTAGGGTTAAACTTTTAATCTGTTTGAGTGAAGGAATTCAAACCATGGCAGAGATCAAAAAAGCTACTGGAATAAGTGGTTCAACCATCTCAAACAACCTTAGCAATCTTGAAAAAAGAAAAATAACCACCAAAGACGGGGATAAATATGTTTTATCACCTCTTGGAACCATTATAACCCTTAACTTAATAGAAAACATTAAAACAACTGCCTCCGTCAACAAGTTCCATCAATTATGGGTGGATCATGAAATTAGTAGCATACCTCCAGAATTGATTAAGAGTATTGGTGACCTGGAAAATTCCACTCTTATTGAATCAGAGTCTGGAGAGATTTTCAAACCCCATGAAGTTTATGAAAAATTAGTTTCTGAATCAAAATATGTAAAGGGAGTTTCCCCAATATTCCGTTCCAGCTACATTGATTTGTTCATGAAGCTAATTGTTAAAAACGATAGCAGAGTTGAACTAATATTAACCAATGATATTTTAAAACAGACCTTAGCTGGTATAGATGCTGAAAGTTTAAAGGATCTTAAAGAATCCATATCTAAAGAAAAGGTCAAATTATATGTTATTAATGAGGATGTGAAGGTAGCATTCACAGTTACTGATAAACATTTGTCATTAGGATTATTCTATCAAAAGGGAGATTACGATAATACCCGTGACCTAGTTAGTGATGACCCGGACGCTGTATCCTGGGGTAACAGGTTATATGAATATTACCGAAACAAATCTCTGATAGTGGAACTTTAA
- a CDS encoding sensor histidine kinase produces MEGAEKILISMVSQKNSEMLGELLGTEYNIIYHDSPIPEDEKDSVSLIIMDLPSWAANSKDLQLRKENEKPLFLPYLLVVSDSDLKKLSGEMWESFDEVITVPITKMVLQSRVHVLLRTRRLSVQVNQLLKDKEMLMKEIHHRVKNNLMVISSLLSLQSNYIKDEDARGIFKESQNRVKSMALIHERLYRSSDLKSIDFPDYIRSLTRDIFNTYSTEKGRVSLELDVEEVMIDVNNAVPLGLMINEMVTNSLKYAFPGERKGTIKIAFHKIDDEYLLEVSDDGVGIPDDFQIEKSDSLGMLLINSLTAQLQGKLELKSHPGTTFTIKFKDPQFN; encoded by the coding sequence ATGGAAGGGGCAGAAAAAATACTGATATCCATGGTAAGCCAGAAAAACAGTGAAATGTTAGGAGAGCTTCTGGGCACGGAATATAATATTATCTACCATGACTCACCTATCCCCGAGGATGAAAAAGACTCCGTCAGTCTTATAATCATGGATTTACCATCATGGGCTGCTAACAGTAAAGATTTACAGTTAAGAAAAGAAAATGAGAAACCACTTTTTCTCCCCTACCTGTTAGTTGTATCTGACAGTGATCTGAAGAAGTTGAGTGGTGAGATGTGGGAAAGTTTTGATGAAGTCATCACCGTACCCATTACCAAGATGGTACTTCAATCCAGGGTCCATGTTCTGCTGCGCACACGGCGCCTCTCGGTTCAGGTTAACCAGCTCCTGAAAGATAAGGAAATGCTTATGAAAGAGATTCACCACCGGGTGAAAAACAATCTTATGGTAATATCCAGTCTTCTAAGCCTACAATCTAATTATATCAAAGATGAAGATGCTCGCGGAATCTTCAAAGAGAGTCAAAACCGTGTTAAATCCATGGCACTTATCCACGAACGTCTTTATCGCTCTTCTGATCTCAAAAGTATAGATTTTCCAGATTATATCAGATCACTTACCCGGGATATTTTTAACACCTATTCCACTGAAAAAGGACGGGTAAGTCTAGAACTAGATGTGGAAGAGGTGATGATTGATGTTAACAATGCCGTACCACTAGGGCTTATGATAAATGAGATGGTAACCAACAGTCTGAAATATGCATTCCCTGGAGAAAGGAAGGGCACCATCAAAATAGCTTTCCATAAAATAGATGATGAATACCTTCTGGAGGTTAGTGACGATGGGGTGGGCATTCCTGACGATTTCCAAATTGAAAAAAGTGACAGTCTGGGGATGCTACTTATTAACAGCTTAACTGCCCAGCTTCAGGGAAAACTGGAACTTAAAAGCCATCCTGGTACAACTTTTACCATTAAATTTAAGGATCCTCAATTTAATTAG
- a CDS encoding response regulator transcription factor codes for MSKPLILALNRNQRNNDILIKILKKEGYDAYGFQDPAELDKEVQRREKINLVLMDISGFNRSVWESCERLRTLEIPFLVLSPQQHQAVEKQSMMHGAHGVLVKPLVVKELLILIKNLIGE; via the coding sequence ATGTCTAAACCCCTTATCCTAGCTTTAAACCGCAACCAGCGCAATAATGATATTCTAATCAAAATTTTAAAAAAAGAGGGTTACGATGCTTATGGGTTTCAGGATCCCGCAGAACTGGATAAGGAAGTTCAAAGGAGGGAAAAAATCAACCTGGTGCTCATGGACATTTCTGGTTTTAACCGAAGTGTATGGGAATCCTGCGAACGTCTCAGGACTTTAGAAATCCCTTTTTTGGTCCTCAGCCCTCAACAACACCAGGCTGTGGAAAAACAGAGTATGATGCATGGTGCCCATGGTGTGCTGGTCAAACCTCTGGTGGTAAAAGAACTTTTAATCCTTATAAAAAATTTAATTGGAGAATAG
- a CDS encoding recombinase RecA, whose translation MSKNGKLSSGIPGFDEILMGGFVPQRSYLLRGLPGTGKTALGMHFLTEGVRNNEKVLFINMGEPTAQVKTNAQKMGFDTTGIDFLDLSPDEDFFANMEAYDIFSPAEVERESTTSQIIEKIESIKPNRVFLDPITQFRYLSTDEFQFRKQALSFLRFLTDKGATVLFTSEFSDHDPDDDLQFMCDGIINLEFFSEGRSISISKYRGSGFRFGVHSMRITPNGVKIYPRLRPKVVEKEFTQETISSGVPEMDELLHGGIERGTTTIISGPSGVGKTTVGIQFMKEAAGRGERSVVYTFEESEESLINRCESINIPVKSMIKTGMLSVVPVEPLRYSPEEFAQLVRKEVDDNNSKIVMIDSTSGYSLSLRGEDPVSHLHSLAKYMTRSGVTVILINEVENISGDLKITEIGISYLADNLLFLRYFETEGELHKAIGVLKKRLSDFEKGLRELSITQYGIRVGQPLTDIRGIISGTPELKKNDKND comes from the coding sequence ATGTCTAAAAATGGCAAACTATCCAGTGGTATACCTGGTTTCGATGAGATATTAATGGGTGGATTTGTACCCCAAAGAAGTTATCTTCTACGGGGGCTGCCAGGAACTGGTAAAACTGCTCTGGGGATGCATTTCCTCACTGAAGGGGTTAGAAATAACGAAAAAGTATTATTCATTAACATGGGAGAACCAACAGCCCAGGTGAAGACCAATGCTCAGAAAATGGGTTTTGACACTACAGGGATTGATTTCCTGGATCTAAGTCCAGATGAAGATTTTTTTGCCAATATGGAGGCTTACGACATATTTTCACCAGCCGAGGTTGAGAGGGAGTCCACCACATCCCAGATCATAGAAAAAATTGAATCCATTAAACCCAACCGGGTATTTTTAGATCCCATCACCCAGTTCAGATACCTCTCAACTGACGAATTCCAGTTCAGAAAACAGGCACTGTCTTTCCTACGTTTTTTAACTGATAAAGGAGCAACAGTTCTTTTCACATCAGAATTCAGTGATCATGACCCGGATGATGACCTCCAGTTCATGTGTGATGGTATTATAAATCTGGAGTTCTTCTCTGAAGGTCGAAGTATATCCATCAGTAAATACAGGGGTTCTGGGTTCCGTTTTGGTGTTCATTCCATGCGTATCACTCCTAATGGTGTGAAGATTTACCCAAGGCTACGCCCCAAGGTGGTGGAAAAGGAATTCACACAGGAAACCATATCCTCCGGTGTTCCAGAGATGGACGAACTCCTGCATGGTGGTATTGAGAGGGGAACAACCACTATAATAAGCGGACCCAGTGGTGTGGGTAAAACCACCGTGGGAATACAGTTTATGAAGGAAGCAGCAGGACGCGGAGAACGATCCGTGGTATACACCTTTGAAGAAAGTGAGGAAAGCCTAATAAACCGCTGTGAATCTATAAACATACCTGTTAAAAGTATGATTAAAACAGGAATGCTTTCTGTAGTGCCAGTGGAACCTTTAAGATACTCTCCTGAGGAATTCGCCCAACTGGTGCGTAAGGAAGTAGATGATAACAACTCCAAGATTGTGATGATTGACAGCACTTCTGGTTACAGTCTATCCTTAAGGGGGGAAGATCCAGTTAGCCATCTCCACTCACTGGCCAAATATATGACTCGTTCGGGAGTGACGGTGATCCTCATAAATGAAGTAGAAAACATCAGTGGAGACCTTAAAATCACCGAAATCGGAATCAGTTACTTGGCAGATAATCTATTATTCCTCAGATACTTCGAGACTGAAGGAGAACTGCACAAGGCAATTGGAGTCCTTAAAAAACGTCTTAGTGACTTTGAAAAAGGTCTTCGTGAATTGAGTATCACCCAGTACGGAATAAGGGTAGGTCAGCCACTAACTGATATACGCGGAATAATCAGTGGCACACCAGAACTCAAAAAGAACGATAAGAATGATTAG